One window of Caloenas nicobarica isolate bCalNic1 chromosome 7, bCalNic1.hap1, whole genome shotgun sequence genomic DNA carries:
- the LOC135990948 gene encoding 2-hydroxyacylsphingosine 1-beta-galactosyltransferase-like — MKMMKVLPCPAALIFLVAAFNLEPSHCAKVLVMPTIVFDSHLRVFMRVAEALTDRGHDPVLLLHEGRDVETYLPSFRVQRYWGIFSTESADAWVQEKIKRVFQGKMTSLEMFSFLEKYLENCDLVLGNSTLLQELQHEHFDLLLVDPNEMCGFILAHILHVKYAVISTGFWFPAEIGATSPIAYVPEFNSLMTDRMGFFGRTWNLIVYMITRVATKLFILPKFEHLMEKHRVEPKISMLDLVHGSSLFFLCNDVVLDFPRPTLPHVIFTGGILAEPAKPLPVGLRLWVEAADAGVVVVSFGIGIRALPSDLVEKMAGAFARLPQRVVWRYFGQKPKNLGENTLMMEWLPQNDLLGHPNVKAFVSHCGMNGVFEAIYHGVPVVGFPFYGDQFDIMTRVQAKGMGILMDWSRVKEEDLYQAVITVISDPSYRKAAKLISALHLDRPMHALNRTVYWLEYILRHDGAPYLRPAVYDLSLYEYFCLDILALLVLCLAGIGFVLYKSVVWCRRKGASPVYQNGNCVKGHFTEEKKLQ; from the exons atgaagatgatgaaggtgCTACCATGCCCTGCTGCTCTTATCTTCCTGGTGGCTGCTTTCAATCTGGAGCCATCTCACTGTGCCAAGGTGCTGGTCATGCCCACCATAGTCTTTGACAGCCACTTGCGAGTCTTCATGCGAGTGGCAGAGGCACTGACTGACCGGGGACATGACCCTGTGTTACTTCTTCATGAAGGTCGGGATGTGGAAACCTACCTGCCCAGCTTCCGTGTGCAAAGGTACTGGGGTATCTTTAGCACAGAGAGCGCAGATGCCTGGGTGCAGGAGAAGATAAAGCGTGTCTTCCAAGGGAAGATGACCTCTCTggagatgttttcctttttggagAAGTACCTGGAAAACTGTGACCTAGTGCTGGGAAACTCTACACTTCTGCAGGAACTCCAGCATGAGCACTTTGACCTGCTGTTGGTGGACCCCAATGAGATGTGCGGTTTTATTCTGGCCCACATTCTCCATGTCAAATATGCTGTGATCTCTACTGGGTTCTGGTTCCCAGCAGAGATTGGTGCAACCTCCCCCATTGCCTATGTCCCTGAGTTCAACTCACTGATGACAGACAGGATGGGCTTCTTTGGTAGGACTTGGAATCTCATAGTCTACATGATCACTCGTGTGGCCACAAAGCTGTTCATCCTGCCCAAGTTCGAACATCTCATGGAGAAGCACAGGGTAGAGCCAAAGATATCCATGCTGGACCTTGTCCATGGATCtagcctcttcttcctctgtaatGATGTGGTGCTGGACTTTCCCCGGCCAACGCTCCCCCATGTCATTTTCACAGGGGGGATCCTCGCTGAGCCTGCAAAGCCCCTCCCAGTG GGTCTGCGTCTCTGGGTGGAAGCAGCAGACGCAGGTGTTGTTGTTGTCTCCTTTGGCATCGGGATCCGAGCTCTTCCCAGTGACTTGGTGGAGAAGATGGCTGGTGCGTTCGCTCGCCTCCCGCAGAGAGTGGTGTGGAG GTACTTTGGACAGAAGCCAAAAAACCTGGGTGAGAATACGCTGATGATGGAGTGGCTGCCCCAGAATGACCTGCTAG GCCATCCCAATGTGAAAGCCTTTGTCAGCCATTGTGGGATGAATGGTGTATTTGAAGCAATTTATCACGGTGTGCCAGTGGTGGGATTTCCTTTCTATGGGGACCAGTTTGACATCATGACCAGAGTGCAGGCAAAGGGCATGGGTATCCTCATGGACTGGAGCAGAGTAAAAGAAGAAGATCTTTACCAGGCTGTCATCACAGTTATTTCTGACCCCAG CTACAGAAAAGCGGCCAAGCTCATCTCAGCTCTGCACCTGGACAGACCGATGCATGCTCTCAACAGGACAGTGTATTGGCTGGAGTACATCCTTCGTCATGACGGGGCACCATATCTTCGCCCTGCTGTCTATGACCTCTCCTTGTATGAGTACTTCTGCCTGGACATCTTGGCTCTTCTGGTGTTGTGCCTGGCTGGTATTGGATTTGTCCTCTACAAATCTGTGGTGTGGTGCAGAAGGAAGGGGGCCAGCCCCGTATATCAGAACGGCAATTGTGTGAAAGGCCACTtcacagaagagaagaaattgCAGTAG